Proteins encoded in a region of the Pseudomonas putida genome:
- a CDS encoding GlpM family protein yields MDLVFKAALGAGVVLLLAVLSKTRNYYIAGLVPLFPTFALIAHYIVGKGRSIADLKTTIAFGMWSIIPYFVYLATLYVLVDRLRLEASLALATVAWLMAATVLVTVWVRLH; encoded by the coding sequence GTGGACCTGGTATTCAAAGCTGCCCTGGGCGCTGGTGTGGTGCTACTGCTGGCGGTGCTGTCGAAAACGCGCAACTACTACATCGCCGGGCTGGTGCCGCTGTTCCCCACCTTCGCCCTGATCGCCCATTACATCGTCGGCAAGGGGCGCAGCATTGCCGACCTGAAGACCACCATTGCCTTTGGCATGTGGTCGATCATTCCGTACTTCGTGTACCTGGCGACCCTGTATGTGCTGGTCGATCGCCTACGCCTGGAAGCATCGCTGGCGTTGGCCACGGTGGCCTGGCTGATGGCCGCTACCGTGCTGGTGACCGTGTGGGTGCGGCTGCACTGA
- a CDS encoding alpha/beta fold hydrolase, whose amino-acid sequence MRAFWLFLFFLFSVPASFAEQRCDAHVAVQRAELGAVSLVYQSVGSPRDPALLLVMGLGGQLIHWPDDVVEALCRQGFRVIRYDNRDVGLSRWNQMPPSANLTVELLRYKLGLPVAAPYTLTDMADDGLRLMDALGVHQFHVLGVSMGGMIAQHLAAMAPERVRSLTLVMSSSGAAGLPAPDPALVQLLARRSAPNREVAIEQQADLLAALGSPEVRDDRAVLLHQAAVAYDRAFNPDGAKRQIMAILAEPSRVELLNQLRVPTLVVHGTADPLLPVMHGVHLAAHIQGSQLRLIPGLAHRFQEPFKAPLLGAVLPYLQAHRQDVTHIAGL is encoded by the coding sequence ATGCGGGCTTTTTGGCTTTTTCTTTTCTTCCTGTTCAGCGTACCTGCGAGTTTCGCCGAACAGCGTTGTGATGCACATGTAGCGGTGCAGCGTGCCGAACTGGGCGCGGTCAGCCTGGTGTACCAGAGCGTCGGTTCACCGCGTGATCCGGCCTTGCTGCTGGTCATGGGCCTGGGCGGGCAGTTGATTCATTGGCCGGACGATGTGGTCGAGGCATTGTGCCGCCAGGGCTTTCGGGTGATTCGCTATGACAATCGCGATGTCGGCCTGTCACGCTGGAACCAGATGCCACCTTCGGCCAACCTGACGGTCGAGTTGTTGCGCTACAAGCTGGGCTTGCCGGTGGCGGCGCCCTACACGCTGACGGATATGGCAGATGACGGCCTGCGCCTGATGGACGCCTTGGGTGTGCACCAGTTTCATGTACTGGGCGTGAGCATGGGCGGCATGATTGCCCAGCACCTGGCGGCGATGGCGCCCGAGCGTGTGCGCAGCCTGACGTTGGTCATGTCCAGTTCAGGGGCGGCGGGGCTGCCGGCACCGGATCCGGCGCTGGTGCAACTGCTGGCCCGGCGCAGCGCGCCGAACCGCGAGGTGGCCATCGAGCAGCAGGCCGACCTGCTGGCGGCCCTGGGCAGCCCCGAGGTACGGGATGACCGCGCGGTGTTGCTGCACCAGGCTGCCGTGGCTTACGACCGGGCGTTCAATCCTGACGGGGCCAAGCGCCAGATCATGGCGATTCTGGCCGAGCCGAGTCGCGTCGAGTTGCTCAACCAGCTGCGGGTGCCGACCCTGGTGGTACACGGCACAGCCGACCCGTTATTGCCGGTGATGCACGGCGTACACCTGGCGGCGCATATCCAGGGCAGCCAGTTGCGCCTGATACCGGGCTTGGCGCACCGCTTCCAGGAACCCTTCAAGGCGCCGCTGCTGGGGGCGGTGTTGCCCTACCTGCAGGCGCACCGGCAGGATGTCACGCACATCGCCGGGTTGTGA
- the metR gene encoding transcriptional regulator MetR, with protein MLEIRHLKTLHALREADSLVEAAERLHLTQSALSHQFKELEERLGLPIFVRKTKPIRFTSAGLRLLQLADATLPLLRGAERDIARLAGGTAGRLHMAIECHSCFQWLMPTIDQFRDAWPEVELDLASGFAFAPLPALARGDLDLVVTSDPVDLAGITYVPLFTYEAMLAVANQHPLASKPYMVPQDLLDQTLITYPVERDRLDIFTRFLEPADIEPAAVRTSELTVMMMQLVASGRGVCGMPHWALHEYSSRGYVKGKRLGEKGLFATLYAAVRTDMLDAPYMRDFLLTAKDTSFATLDGVSAVR; from the coding sequence GTGCTGGAGATCCGTCACCTGAAAACCCTTCATGCCCTGCGCGAAGCCGACAGCCTGGTGGAGGCCGCCGAGCGCCTGCACCTGACCCAGTCGGCACTGTCGCACCAGTTCAAGGAGCTGGAAGAGCGCCTGGGCCTGCCCATTTTCGTACGCAAGACCAAGCCGATTCGCTTCACCAGCGCCGGGCTGCGCCTGCTGCAACTGGCCGATGCCACCCTGCCGCTGCTGCGCGGCGCCGAGCGTGACATCGCGCGGCTGGCCGGTGGCACTGCCGGGCGCCTGCACATGGCCATCGAATGCCACAGCTGCTTCCAGTGGCTGATGCCGACCATCGACCAGTTCCGCGATGCTTGGCCGGAAGTGGAGCTGGACCTGGCCTCCGGTTTCGCCTTTGCCCCGTTGCCGGCCCTGGCGCGCGGCGATCTTGACCTGGTGGTGACCTCCGACCCGGTGGACCTGGCAGGCATCACTTATGTGCCGCTGTTCACCTACGAGGCGATGCTGGCGGTGGCCAACCAGCACCCGCTGGCGAGCAAGCCATACATGGTGCCGCAAGATCTGCTCGACCAGACGTTGATCACCTACCCGGTGGAACGCGACCGCCTGGACATCTTCACCCGCTTCCTGGAACCGGCCGATATCGAGCCAGCCGCCGTGCGTACCTCGGAGCTGACGGTAATGATGATGCAGCTGGTGGCCAGCGGCCGTGGGGTGTGCGGCATGCCGCATTGGGCGCTGCACGAGTACAGTTCGCGCGGCTATGTGAAGGGCAAGCGCCTGGGCGAAAAAGGCCTGTTTGCCACGCTTTATGCCGCCGTGCGCACCGACATGCTCGATGCGCCGTACATGCGCGACTTCTTGCTGACGGCCAAGGACACCTCGTTCGCCACCCTCGATGGCGTCAGCGCGGTGCGTTGA
- a CDS encoding NUDIX domain-containing protein gives MPNTIRIAAALLIDPLGRTLLVRKRGTEAFMQPGGKIDAGETPVQALVRELHEELGLHIDPAQVVHLGQFSAPAANEPGFEVQAELFRVDSAAAVVPAAEIEEVVWLAADQAPVMPLAPLTRDLILPLYRQVLNAPR, from the coding sequence ATGCCCAACACCATCCGCATCGCCGCCGCCCTGCTGATCGACCCTCTGGGCCGTACCCTGCTGGTACGCAAGCGTGGCACCGAGGCCTTCATGCAGCCCGGTGGCAAGATCGATGCCGGTGAAACGCCGGTGCAGGCTCTGGTGCGCGAGTTGCACGAGGAACTGGGCCTGCACATCGACCCGGCCCAGGTCGTGCACCTGGGCCAGTTCAGCGCGCCAGCCGCCAACGAGCCAGGTTTTGAAGTGCAGGCCGAACTGTTCCGTGTCGACAGCGCCGCAGCCGTGGTTCCGGCTGCAGAAATCGAGGAGGTGGTGTGGCTGGCCGCCGATCAGGCGCCCGTCATGCCACTGGCGCCCCTGACCCGCGACCTGATCCTGCCGCTGTACCGTCAGGTACTCAACGCACCGCGCTGA
- a CDS encoding DEAD/DEAH box helicase, translating to MNLPAKYHPVLELFHPAVCTWFRRHFATVTDAQAQAWPLIHAGQSTLLAAPTGSGKTLSAFLAVLDELFRQGLEHQGELPAQTQVVYVSPLKALSNDIRLNLQAPLEGISQALAEQGLNAPRITTAVRTGDTPQKERAAMRKLAPHILVTTPESLYVLMGSASGREGLANVHTVIVDEIHALAGNKRGAHLALTLERLQALCRQPLRRIGLSATQRPVERVAQFLVGSGRPCAIVDVGHARKRDLAIEVPPVPLGAVMATDVWGLVYDRLATLAREHRTTLVFVNTRRLAERITRHLSDRLGKEAVAAHHGSLSKELRLDAEQRLKRGQLQVLVATASLELGIDIGDVDLVCQIASPGSIAALLQRVGRAGHQVDGVPKGRLFPTSRDDLIECVALLDSVRQGELDELHIPRAPLDVLAQQIVAEASNQAWHEQALLDCLRQATPYAELDQDHYQALLRMLAEGYNGRLGVRSAYLHRDAVSGTLRGRRGSQLTALTSGGTIPDNADYTVLLEPQALNIGSVNEDFAVESIAGDIFQLGNASYRILRVEPGRVRVEDAHGLPPTIPFWLGEAPGRSDELSAAVARLQARIDQRLAQAGSDMAEVLTWLQATFELGEDSAGQLLDYLARTREVLGALPSQDTLVMERFFDESGGTQLIIHSPYGSRINRAWGLALRKRFCRTFNFELQAAASEDAIVLSLSTSHSFELDEVWRYLNSRSAEPILIQALLDAPLFGVRWRWNAGVAMALPRFVGGRKVAPQIQRMKSEDLVAAVFPDQIACLENIPGERQIPDHPLVEQTLDDCLHEAMDSEGWLALLRRMESGEVRLLCCDLPAPSPLASAILNARPYAFLDDAPLEERRTQAVLNRRWNDVHSGDDLGALDADAIAAVAAEAWPQPGNSDEMHEALMSLGAISQAEVAANPSWDLLLRQLAKAGRALRLADDNLWLARERLNLLLALYPAAHLEPALELLAGFDQPIDPDSALSELLRARLSGHGPQTQAQIAAPLGKSAIDIEHALARLEAEGYVLRGYFTPGATDLQWCERHLLARIHRYTVKRLRREIEPVSLQDFMRFLFDWQHLAPDERLRGPQAVAQVLGQLQGFPCAAGAWEAELLPARIDGYSPHWLDDACRSGQFAWSRLAATVASSTLASTPLVLLPRDQLNTWRSLAPVPAVDTLGLRAQRVHETLKSQGALFFDELAQEARLLPSELETALQELVGSGLVGADSFTGLRSLITPAAKRRSRNGRRGHPPLSSSMAHAGRWALLRRSDTPPDHEQRLEHIARTLLHRYGVICWRLLERESDVLPPWRELLRCYHRLEARGEVRGGRFIAGLAGEQFALPEAVGLLRQVRRREPDAALQVISAGDPLNLVGSLLPGAKVPAVSGNRLLYRDGVPVAVQVAGRCSFLVDAPAQEQDNWRQILLRETRPKR from the coding sequence ATGAACCTGCCCGCCAAATACCACCCGGTGCTCGAGCTGTTCCACCCTGCCGTATGCACCTGGTTTCGTCGCCATTTCGCCACGGTCACCGATGCCCAGGCACAGGCTTGGCCGCTGATTCATGCGGGCCAATCGACGCTGCTGGCTGCACCGACCGGCTCGGGCAAGACGCTAAGTGCCTTCCTGGCCGTGCTGGACGAACTGTTCCGCCAAGGCCTGGAGCACCAGGGCGAACTGCCAGCACAGACCCAAGTCGTCTACGTATCACCGCTCAAAGCCCTGTCCAATGACATTCGCCTGAACCTGCAGGCCCCGCTCGAAGGCATCAGCCAGGCCCTCGCGGAGCAAGGCCTGAACGCGCCACGCATCACTACGGCGGTGCGCACCGGCGACACGCCGCAGAAGGAACGCGCCGCCATGCGCAAGCTGGCCCCGCACATCCTGGTGACCACTCCCGAATCGCTTTACGTGTTGATGGGCTCGGCGTCTGGCCGCGAAGGCCTGGCCAACGTGCACACGGTAATCGTCGACGAAATCCACGCCCTGGCTGGCAACAAACGCGGCGCCCACCTGGCACTTACCCTGGAGCGCCTGCAGGCCTTGTGCCGCCAGCCACTGCGGCGTATCGGCCTGTCCGCCACGCAACGCCCGGTAGAACGGGTGGCGCAGTTTCTGGTCGGTAGCGGGCGCCCCTGCGCCATTGTCGATGTCGGCCATGCGCGCAAGCGCGACCTGGCCATCGAAGTGCCGCCGGTACCGCTGGGTGCGGTGATGGCCACCGATGTCTGGGGCCTGGTCTACGACCGCCTGGCCACCCTTGCCCGTGAACATCGCACCACACTGGTATTCGTCAATACCCGGCGCCTGGCAGAGCGCATCACCCGCCACCTCAGCGACCGGTTGGGCAAAGAAGCGGTTGCCGCGCACCATGGCAGCTTGTCCAAAGAACTGCGCCTGGATGCGGAGCAGCGGCTCAAGCGCGGCCAGCTTCAGGTGCTGGTCGCGACCGCATCGCTGGAGCTGGGCATTGATATCGGCGATGTCGACCTGGTCTGCCAGATCGCCTCGCCGGGCTCGATTGCCGCCCTCCTGCAACGGGTTGGCCGCGCCGGCCACCAAGTCGATGGTGTGCCCAAGGGGCGCTTGTTCCCCACCTCTCGCGATGACTTGATCGAATGCGTCGCCCTGCTCGACAGCGTGCGCCAGGGCGAGCTGGACGAACTGCACATCCCCCGTGCACCGCTGGATGTGCTGGCCCAGCAGATCGTCGCCGAAGCCAGCAACCAGGCCTGGCACGAACAGGCACTGCTGGATTGCCTGCGTCAGGCCACGCCTTATGCCGAGCTTGACCAGGACCACTATCAAGCCCTGCTACGCATGCTCGCCGAAGGCTACAACGGCCGCCTGGGAGTACGCAGCGCCTACCTGCACCGCGATGCGGTCAGCGGTACCTTGCGTGGCCGGCGTGGCAGCCAGCTGACGGCGCTGACCAGCGGCGGCACTATCCCCGACAACGCCGACTACACCGTGTTGCTGGAACCGCAGGCACTGAACATCGGCAGCGTCAATGAAGACTTTGCCGTGGAGAGCATTGCCGGCGATATCTTTCAGCTGGGCAATGCCTCCTACCGCATTCTGCGCGTCGAACCGGGTCGGGTAAGAGTGGAGGATGCCCATGGCCTGCCACCTACCATTCCGTTCTGGCTGGGCGAAGCGCCGGGGCGCAGTGACGAGCTGTCTGCCGCCGTGGCCCGCCTGCAGGCGCGGATCGACCAGCGACTGGCACAGGCTGGCAGCGACATGGCCGAGGTACTGACATGGTTGCAGGCTACCTTCGAACTGGGCGAGGACAGCGCCGGGCAGTTGCTCGACTACCTGGCCCGCACCCGCGAAGTGCTTGGCGCCCTGCCCTCGCAGGACACCCTGGTAATGGAGCGTTTTTTCGATGAGTCCGGCGGGACCCAACTGATCATCCATTCACCATACGGCAGCCGCATCAACCGCGCCTGGGGCCTGGCCCTGCGCAAGCGCTTTTGCCGCACCTTCAACTTCGAGCTGCAGGCAGCCGCCAGCGAAGACGCCATCGTGCTGTCGCTGTCCACCAGCCACAGCTTCGAACTGGACGAAGTGTGGCGCTACCTCAATAGCCGCAGCGCCGAGCCTATCCTCATCCAGGCCCTGCTGGACGCGCCGCTGTTTGGCGTGCGCTGGCGCTGGAACGCGGGTGTCGCCATGGCCCTGCCACGCTTCGTGGGCGGGCGCAAAGTGGCACCACAGATCCAGCGAATGAAGAGTGAAGACCTGGTTGCCGCGGTGTTCCCCGACCAGATCGCCTGCCTGGAAAACATCCCCGGCGAGCGGCAGATTCCCGACCACCCGCTGGTCGAGCAAACCCTCGACGACTGCCTGCACGAGGCGATGGACAGCGAAGGCTGGCTAGCCTTGTTACGGCGCATGGAAAGCGGCGAAGTGCGCTTGCTGTGCTGCGACCTGCCCGCCCCTTCGCCCCTCGCTTCAGCCATTCTCAACGCGCGGCCGTATGCTTTTCTGGACGATGCCCCCCTGGAAGAACGCCGCACCCAGGCGGTGCTCAACCGGCGCTGGAACGATGTACACAGTGGCGATGACCTGGGCGCGCTGGACGCGGATGCCATTGCTGCCGTAGCGGCCGAGGCCTGGCCACAGCCGGGCAATAGCGATGAAATGCACGAAGCGTTGATGAGCCTGGGCGCCATCAGCCAAGCCGAGGTCGCGGCCAACCCCAGCTGGGACCTACTGCTAAGGCAACTGGCCAAGGCCGGGCGCGCCTTGCGCCTAGCCGATGACAACCTCTGGCTGGCCCGCGAGCGGCTGAACCTGCTGCTGGCACTGTACCCGGCAGCACACCTGGAGCCAGCGCTCGAACTGCTCGCTGGCTTTGATCAGCCCATCGACCCGGACAGTGCACTGAGCGAGCTGCTGCGCGCCCGCCTGAGCGGCCATGGCCCGCAGACCCAGGCACAGATCGCTGCGCCATTGGGCAAATCGGCAATCGATATCGAGCACGCGTTGGCCCGCCTGGAAGCTGAAGGCTACGTGCTGCGCGGGTATTTCACCCCCGGCGCAACTGACCTGCAATGGTGCGAGCGCCATTTGCTGGCGCGCATCCACCGCTACACGGTCAAACGCCTGCGTCGCGAGATCGAACCGGTCAGCCTGCAGGACTTCATGCGTTTTCTGTTCGACTGGCAGCACCTGGCGCCTGACGAGCGCCTGCGTGGCCCGCAGGCGGTGGCCCAAGTGCTGGGCCAGTTGCAGGGGTTCCCCTGCGCCGCCGGCGCCTGGGAGGCGGAGCTGCTGCCAGCGCGCATCGACGGCTACAGCCCGCATTGGCTCGACGATGCCTGCCGCAGCGGGCAGTTTGCCTGGAGCAGGTTGGCGGCAACGGTAGCAAGCAGCACGCTGGCCAGTACGCCATTGGTACTGCTGCCGCGCGACCAACTGAATACCTGGCGCAGTCTGGCGCCCGTGCCTGCAGTCGATACCCTCGGCCTGCGCGCGCAACGTGTACACGAAACACTGAAAAGCCAGGGTGCGCTGTTCTTCGATGAACTGGCGCAGGAGGCACGCCTGCTGCCCAGCGAGCTGGAAACTGCGCTGCAAGAGTTGGTGGGGTCAGGCCTGGTCGGCGCGGACAGTTTCACCGGCCTGCGCAGCCTGATCACGCCTGCGGCCAAGCGCAGGTCACGCAACGGCCGCCGTGGACATCCGCCGCTTTCCAGCAGCATGGCGCATGCCGGGCGTTGGGCACTGCTGCGCCGCAGCGATACACCACCGGATCACGAACAGCGCCTGGAGCACATTGCCCGCACCCTGCTGCACCGCTATGGCGTTATCTGCTGGCGGCTGCTGGAGCGCGAGAGTGATGTACTGCCGCCGTGGCGTGAGCTGCTGCGCTGCTATCACCGGCTGGAGGCGCGGGGCGAGGTCCGTGGCGGGCGCTTCATTGCCGGGCTGGCTGGTGAACAGTTCGCCCTGCCGGAGGCGGTGGGGTTGCTGCGGCAGGTCAGGCGACGTGAACCAGACGCAGCGCTGCAGGTAATCAGTGCCGGCGACCCGCTGAACCTTGTCGGCTCGCTGCTGCCCGGAGCGAAAGTGCCAGCGGTGAGTGGTAACCGCCTGCTGTATCGCGACGGGGTACCGGTGGCGGTTCAGGTAGCCGGGCGTTGTTCATTTCTGGTCGACGCACCCGCACAAGAGCAGGACAACTGGCGGCAGATACTGCTGCGCGAAACACGCCCAAAGAGGTAA
- a CDS encoding FMN-binding glutamate synthase family protein, which produces MSLSLLSRYAFFAACVLFTLASLPFTHHEWLWPFTLTTGILSLIGVFDLLQQRHAVRRNYPILGNIRYLVEAIRPEIRQYLLESDSDALPFSRAQRSLVYARAKNEASDKPFGTLIDVYESGFEFIGHSMRPAPLADPASFRVIVGGPQCSQPYSASIFNISAMSFGSLSANAIRALNQGAKLGNFHHDTGEGSISPYHREHGGDLVWELGSGYFGCRTPDGRFDPERFAAQARTPQVRMIEIKMSQGAKPGHGGILPKHKVTQEIAETRGVLMGEDCISPSRHSAFSTPIEMMQFIAQLRELSGGKPVGFKFCLGHPWEFMGIAKAMLETGILPDFIVVDGKEGGTGAAPVEFTDHIGVPLREGLLFVHNTLVGLNLRDKIKLGASGKIVSAFDIASVLAIGADWANSARGFMFAIGCIQSQSCHTNKCPTGVATQDPLRQRALVVPDKAQRVLNFHHNTLRALAEMLAAAGLEHPAQLEAKHLVRRISATEIKLFSQMHVFLKPGELLTGEVNGQFYSRMWQLARADSFEPHSEVAA; this is translated from the coding sequence ATGAGCCTGTCACTTCTCAGTCGCTATGCCTTCTTCGCCGCCTGTGTGTTGTTCACCCTGGCGAGCCTGCCTTTCACCCACCATGAATGGTTGTGGCCGTTCACCCTGACCACCGGCATCCTCAGCTTGATCGGCGTGTTCGACCTGCTGCAGCAGCGCCATGCGGTACGTCGCAACTATCCGATCCTGGGCAACATCCGCTATCTGGTCGAGGCCATTCGCCCGGAAATCCGTCAGTACCTGTTGGAGTCCGACAGCGACGCCCTGCCGTTCTCGCGCGCCCAGCGTTCGCTGGTGTATGCCCGGGCTAAAAACGAAGCCTCGGACAAACCGTTCGGCACGCTGATCGACGTCTATGAGTCCGGCTTCGAGTTCATCGGCCACTCCATGCGCCCGGCGCCGTTGGCCGACCCGGCCAGCTTCCGCGTCATCGTCGGCGGGCCACAGTGCAGCCAGCCGTATTCAGCGTCGATCTTCAATATTTCGGCCATGAGCTTCGGCTCGCTCAGCGCCAATGCCATCCGCGCGCTCAACCAAGGCGCCAAGCTGGGCAATTTCCACCATGACACCGGCGAGGGCAGCATCAGCCCCTACCACCGCGAGCACGGTGGCGACCTGGTGTGGGAGCTGGGCAGCGGCTACTTCGGCTGCCGCACCCCGGACGGGCGCTTCGACCCCGAGCGCTTCGCAGCCCAGGCACGCACCCCACAGGTGCGCATGATCGAAATCAAGATGAGCCAGGGCGCCAAACCCGGCCACGGCGGCATCCTGCCCAAACACAAGGTCACCCAGGAAATTGCCGAAACCCGTGGCGTGCTGATGGGTGAGGACTGCATTTCGCCGTCACGCCACAGCGCGTTCTCCACCCCGATCGAGATGATGCAGTTCATCGCCCAACTGCGTGAACTGTCCGGCGGCAAGCCAGTGGGCTTCAAGTTCTGCCTGGGCCACCCGTGGGAGTTCATGGGCATTGCCAAGGCCATGCTGGAAACCGGCATTCTGCCCGACTTCATCGTCGTCGATGGCAAGGAAGGTGGCACCGGCGCGGCGCCCGTGGAGTTCACCGACCATATCGGCGTGCCGCTGCGTGAAGGCCTGCTGTTCGTGCACAACACCCTGGTCGGCCTGAACCTGCGTGACAAGATCAAACTGGGTGCCAGCGGCAAGATCGTCAGCGCCTTCGACATCGCCAGCGTGCTGGCCATTGGCGCCGACTGGGCCAACTCGGCACGTGGCTTCATGTTCGCCATTGGCTGCATTCAGTCGCAAAGCTGCCACACCAACAAATGCCCGACCGGCGTGGCCACGCAAGACCCGCTGCGCCAGCGCGCCCTGGTGGTGCCGGACAAGGCGCAGCGGGTGCTGAACTTCCACCACAATACCTTGCGTGCCTTGGCTGAAATGCTCGCGGCGGCAGGCCTGGAGCATCCGGCGCAATTGGAAGCCAAGCACCTGGTTCGGCGCATCTCGGCTACCGAAATCAAGCTGTTCTCGCAGATGCATGTGTTCTTGAAACCAGGTGAGTTGCTGACCGGCGAGGTGAATGGGCAGTTCTATTCGCGGATGTGGCAACTGGCGCGGGCGGACAGCTTTGAGCCACACAGCGAAGTGGCGGCCTGA
- a CDS encoding amino acid permease, with protein MPVGNHSAHGQATEGGPLKRELGERHIRLMALGACIGVGLFLGSAKAIEMAGPAIMFSYIIGGLAILVIMRALGEMAVHNPVAGSFSRYAQDYLGPLAGFLTGWNYWFLWLVTCVAEITAVAIYMGIWFPDVPRWIWALAALGSMGAVNLVAVKAFGEFEFWFALIKIVTIIAMVIGGIGVIAFGFGNDGVAVGISNLWSNGGFMPNGVTGVLMSLQMVMFAYLGVEMIGLTAGEARNPQKTIPQAIGSVFWRILLFYVGALFVILSIYPWNEIGSQGSPFVMTFERLGIKTAAGIINFVVITAALSSCNGGIFSTGRMLYSLAQNGQAPAAFARTSKNGVPRNALLLSIGALLLGVLANYLVPEKVFVWVTSIATFGAIWTWVMILLAQLKFRAGLTTAERKALKYRMWLWPLSSYLALAFLVLVVGLMAYFEDTRVALYIGPAFLVLLTVLYYAFRLAPKEVQGVASTAS; from the coding sequence ATGCCAGTCGGCAACCACTCTGCCCACGGCCAGGCCACTGAAGGCGGCCCGCTCAAGCGCGAACTGGGCGAACGGCACATCCGCCTGATGGCGCTGGGCGCCTGTATCGGTGTCGGTCTTTTCCTCGGTTCGGCCAAGGCTATCGAAATGGCCGGCCCAGCCATCATGTTCTCCTACATCATCGGCGGCCTGGCCATCCTGGTGATCATGCGCGCCCTGGGTGAAATGGCCGTGCACAACCCTGTCGCCGGCTCCTTCAGCCGTTATGCACAGGACTACCTCGGCCCGTTGGCGGGCTTCCTCACCGGTTGGAACTACTGGTTCCTGTGGTTGGTGACCTGCGTTGCCGAAATCACCGCGGTGGCCATCTACATGGGCATCTGGTTCCCCGACGTACCACGCTGGATCTGGGCCCTGGCGGCGCTAGGCAGCATGGGCGCGGTCAACCTGGTGGCGGTGAAGGCCTTCGGTGAATTCGAGTTCTGGTTCGCCCTGATCAAGATCGTCACCATCATTGCCATGGTCATCGGCGGCATTGGCGTCATCGCCTTCGGTTTCGGCAACGACGGTGTGGCCGTCGGTATCTCCAATCTGTGGAGCAATGGTGGCTTCATGCCCAATGGCGTGACTGGCGTGCTGATGTCGTTGCAGATGGTGATGTTCGCCTACCTGGGCGTGGAAATGATCGGCTTGACCGCTGGTGAAGCACGCAACCCGCAAAAGACCATTCCGCAGGCCATCGGCTCGGTGTTCTGGCGCATCCTGCTGTTCTACGTCGGTGCGTTGTTCGTGATCCTGTCGATCTACCCATGGAACGAAATCGGCAGCCAAGGCAGCCCGTTCGTCATGACCTTCGAGCGCCTCGGGATCAAGACCGCTGCCGGCATCATCAACTTCGTGGTCATCACTGCGGCGCTGTCGTCGTGCAACGGCGGTATCTTCAGTACCGGGCGCATGCTCTACAGCCTGGCGCAGAATGGCCAGGCCCCGGCGGCCTTCGCCCGTACGTCGAAGAATGGCGTGCCACGTAATGCCCTGCTGCTGTCGATCGGCGCGTTGCTGCTGGGCGTGCTGGCCAACTACCTGGTGCCGGAAAAGGTCTTCGTCTGGGTGACTTCGATCGCCACCTTCGGTGCGATCTGGACCTGGGTGATGATCCTGCTGGCACAGCTGAAGTTCCGTGCTGGCCTGACTACCGCCGAACGCAAGGCGCTGAAGTACCGCATGTGGCTGTGGCCGCTGAGCTCGTACCTGGCACTGGCCTTCCTGGTGCTGGTGGTCGGCTTGATGGCCTACTTCGAGGATACCCGTGTGGCCCTGTACATCGGCCCGGCGTTCCTGGTGCTGCTGACGGTGTTGTATTACGCGTTCCGTCTGGCACCCAAAGAAGTACAAGGTGTAGCGAGTACCGCTTCCTGA
- a CDS encoding PadR family transcriptional regulator — translation MANDGAPSLCANTPHDPFERRPGRGERGPRVFAPGDLKLLMLDLLAEQPGHGYDLIRQIENLFDGSYSPSPGVIYPTLNFLEEAELISGQVQGSKRLYAITDAGRSALVEQAVALDGVRMRIEVSKRALRGHDRPPEIHEAVGNLRHALHMHSGRWTPEEIERVRDLLNHTAKAIASGPAEPVRETAHE, via the coding sequence ATCGCAAACGACGGAGCCCCATCCTTATGCGCGAACACCCCCCATGACCCCTTCGAGCGGCGCCCTGGCCGTGGTGAGCGCGGCCCACGCGTTTTCGCCCCCGGTGACCTCAAGCTGCTGATGCTGGACCTGCTGGCCGAACAGCCCGGCCACGGTTACGACCTGATCCGCCAGATCGAAAACCTGTTCGACGGCAGCTACAGCCCAAGCCCCGGGGTGATCTACCCAACGCTGAACTTTCTTGAAGAAGCCGAGCTGATCAGCGGCCAAGTGCAAGGTAGCAAGCGCCTCTACGCCATCACCGATGCCGGCCGCAGCGCCCTGGTCGAACAGGCTGTCGCCTTGGATGGCGTGCGCATGCGCATCGAAGTCAGCAAACGCGCCCTGCGCGGTCACGACCGCCCGCCAGAGATCCATGAAGCGGTCGGCAACCTGCGCCACGCACTGCATATGCACAGCGGTCGCTGGACACCGGAAGAAATCGAACGGGTCCGCGACTTGCTCAACCATACCGCCAAGGCCATCGCCTCCGGGCCGGCCGAACCTGTCAGGGAGACTGCCCATGAGTGA